The nucleotide sequence GAGCAGTTCGATCCAGGTCGCGATCATCGCGTCGTCGGTTTCCGCGTCGGCGCATGCGCGGTAGCGGCCATTCTTCACGCAGTAGCGATCGAAACCGCCATCCGGGCGCTGGCGCGGCAGCAGCCATGCGATCCAAGCGAGTGCCGCCGGACGGGCATCGAGTTGCGCGTCGGACGCGGCGAGCAGCGCCTTCGCCGCGAAATACGGATCGATGCCGACGCCGTTCAGGCGCACGGTGATCGCACCGTCGGCGCGTTGGTACAGCCCGTTGAGGCGAAGTTCGGCGGCGCTTGCGTGCAGCGCGAAACCGCACGCAGCGATACAGCAGGCGACGTGCCACAGGCGACACAGTGCGACGGTGGCCGCTACGCGAGAGCGTACGGTCGGGCAAAGCGCGGGCCGGTTCATGGTCTTGGGCTCCTGCGCGGCGGTCCGGTGCAATCGTCGCCGGGCGAGGCGTTGGCCGCGTCGCGCCCGGCGTGCGTGTCGACGTTGTGGCTCGGGCCGCCGTAGTGCGGGTGAACCCGAGGCTGGTACCGATGTTTGCGTTCACGGGCCGGCTCCTGGCTTCGAAGCCGGAACCGGGCTCGTGGATCGCGCGTACTTCAACGGGGCGCGTCGGCACGTTCGGATCGCTGGAGCACTCGTTCGCTCCACGCGGACGCGTCGCGTTTCCCTCCTGTTTCGTTGCCTGGGTGCCCCGGTTCGTCCGCTGCCGGGCGAGTGTTTCGGGGCACACCTGTCTGTCATTAAGCAAGGCGTGAGCCATCGGCCGCGATGCCACGCGCGGCAAGGGGCGGGGGTGGAGGGTGGGCGCCTGGCGCGAACGACGGCGATGATTTTTGATTCAACGAAGAATCAGCGTGCGCACCCGCCGAATGCCCGCACTTGATCGGCGTCGCGGCATGGACGTGTCGTGCGTGGAGCGAATCGTCTGCCGAACCTGCGCCGCCTTGGCAGTGCGATGTCGCGCGGGGATGCGCATCGCGTCGTGCGTGACGTGTGCATCGGCTGGCGTGCCGGTGTGCTTCATGAGCGCGCGTGGGTTAGATGGGCCGGACGCCGATGCAACCGCCCCGTTCCGGACCCGCGTTACACATTCGCAACATTTCCCGCGCCGTCGATTCGTGCGACGTGAATGACGTTGCGTGTCGGGTTGAACCATCGAGGATGACCACCGCCAGACGATCGATCTTGCCGCCGTCTGCACAGACAAAAGTGGCGGATCAAGGAAGCGCAACGCGCTTCGACAGATGCGAGCGATTCGATGCGCGACGGACGCTCGACATGCGTTCGAGATTCGTCGGACGACGTCGTCGAAGGGACCGTGCGACTGCCCCGGTGTTTGCGTGTATCGCGCCTGATTGGCGCGGCGACACGCGTAGCAGTTGTGAAACATTCCGTCGCGCACTGCAGGTGCGCGGTGCATGCAGCGTGAACCGGATACGGTCGCAGGGCGGCTGGTTTGAATATTGCTGTAGAGGAAAAGACGTGAAGAACCGCCGTGACGCCTGGCCAAACGAGGAACGACTCATGACGTGACTGATCAAGCGCAACAGGACGCCGGTAGTACGACGATTCGCGTGGCGTGGACCGCGCGAACCGGGCGGCGCGCTCGCTCCGCGACACCGCAACGTGTCGACCGCGTGCGAGTACGGGAGGCGCCGCCTGAATACATGCTTCGCGCCACGAGCAGGGTCATTCAGCGCGAAATGGCTCAACGAGGATAACGATGAAAAAGATTTTGCTTGTGTTCGGGACTCGGCCGGAGGCCATCAAGATGGCACCGCTGGTGCGTGCATTGAAGGCGCAAGCCGGTGTCGACGCCAGGGTATGCGTAACCGCGCAGCACCGCGAAATGCTCGATCAGGTGCTGACGCTGTTCGACATCAAGCCCGACTACGATCTCAACGTGATGCGTCAAAGTCAGACGCTGACCGACGTAACGACGGGCATTCTGCAGGCAATCGGCATCGTGTTCGACGAATTGCGTCCCGACGTCGTGCTGGTACACGGCGATACGACGACCACGCTGGCGGTCAGTCTCGCGGCGTTCTACCGCTATCTGCCGGTCGGGCACGTGGAGGCCGGCTTGCGCAGTGGTGACATCTGGTCGCCGTGGCCGGAGGAGCTGAACCGCCGTGTGACCGACGCAGTGTCGTCGTGGCATTTCGCACCGACCGGGCAAGCACGCGACAACCTGCTCAGCGAGGGCGTACCGGGTGGGGCGGTCGTGCTGACCGGCAATACCGTGATCGATGCGCTGCACGAGGTCAAGCGCATGCTCGATCACACCACGGCGTTGTCGGAAAAGGTTGCGGGACAGTTTCCGTTTCTCGAACCGTCGCGGCGCGTCGTGTTGATCACCGGGCATCGTCGCGAAAGTTTCGGCGAGCCGTTCCAGAATTTCTGCGATGCGCTGTGCACGCTCGCGAACCGTTATCCCGACGCGCAGTTCGTCTATCCGCTGCACATGAATCCGAACGTGCGGGAGCCGGCGCGTGCGCGGCTCGGCCACCTGCCGAACATTTACCTGATCGAGCCGCAGGAATATCTGTCGTTCGTATTCCTGATGTCGCGCGCGCATTTCATCATCACCGATTCGGGCGGCATTCAGGAGGAAGGGCCCGCGCTGGGCAAGCCGGTGCTGGTCACGCGCGAGACGACGGAGCGACCCGAGGCGATCCAGGCCGGCACCGCGCGGCTCGTCGGTACCAATCAGGAGCGGATCGTGTGGGAGGCATCACGGTTGTTCGATAGCGACAGCGCGTACGGGGAGATGGCGCGCGCGAGCAATCCGTACGGCGACGGTCATGCGAGTGAGCGGATCGTTCACGCGCTGATGCGCAATCCGGGGGCACCCACGAAGGCGACGAGCTTTTCGATGGGGTCGTCGGAGATGCCGTTCAATGCGCTCACACTCGGGTTGCAGGCGTTGCGATCGCCGTGAGCGTGGTGCGTGCCCGCATGCCGTACGAGCGAGGTGTCCGGCAATCACTTTGAGCGCCGATCGCGGCCACGCAAGTCGGGAATCGTACCGGGTCACCCGGCGCGGCATCGTTCCCGGCCTGCGTCGGCAATCCATTGAAGCTCGTGCAATCGGCTTGAAGCATTGGCGCTCGACGTCGGCGCCATGTGACGCACGCGTGCTTCGTTCACGACTCATCCGCCCTGACGGCGTGATGGAGTAATTTGCGCTCGGTTCGCACGGCGACCTGAAGCAGGCTGCGATCACGATCTATCGCGGCAGGGATCACGAGAAGGCCGTTGCGGATGGGGTCCGGATATCACGAAGCACCGCCGCGAACGGTCGGCGCGTGGGTTCTCGCGCTAGCGGTCACCCCCCTCGTTGCTCGCCGGAACAGGCGCGTCAGTCGGTCCCACTCGCATGACAAACGTCATGCGCCATCGATTCCCCTTCAGCATCTCCCCGGTTTGTCTCTCGCCCGCGCCGATACGCACCGACGACGCAAAACTGCCGCACATCAGTTAGAGTTGGAGCCCGGGCGATTCCGCATACGATTCTGGCTCCCCGGGCAATGTCGAAGCCGCCGGGGGCCGAACGTGGCACGCAAGTGCTGCGATCCGAGTCGCCATTTCTGGCAGTTCCGACATGATCGCGTTGCCTGAGTGACGGTTTGCATGGGGCAGAATCCGGGCTGGTGCGTGCCCGCTATCCATCCGGCTCGCATGCCCGATGGCCATCCCCAGCCAGCCGCACCGATCACCACGCATTGACCGCCGGTCCTGCCGGCGGAGCAGTCCACAAGACGGCATCGGGCCGGCGCAGCAGGACGCACCCGCCGCCGTTCGAATCCCCACCCGGCACCCGTGGTGCGATGCGGGCGCCTCGACCAGGAGGTGAACGATGATCACGCTGACCGTCAACGGTAGCGAGCAGCACTTCGACGGCAATCCCGACATGCCGTTGCTCTGGTATCTGCGCGATGTCCTCGGCGACACCGGCACCAAGTTCGGCTGCGGCATGGCGCTGTGCGGCGCATGCACCGTGCACCTCGACGGCGTTGCGATCCGCTCGTGCATCACCCCGGTCGCGGCCGCTTCCGGCAAGCGCGTGACGACGATCGAGGGATTGTCGACGGGCGTCAATCATCCGCTGCAGCAGGCCTGGCAGGAACTGAACGTCGCGCAGTGCGGCTACTGCCAGTCCGGGCAGATCATGCAGGCCGCATCGCTGCTGAAGACGAATCCCCATCCGACCGACGCCGACATCGACGATGCGATGTCCGGCAACATCTGCCGCTGCGGCACCTACACGCGCATTCGTGCGGCGATCCGCCTGGCCGTACGCCGCGGAGGTGCCGCATGAGCGCACCCGAACTCTCCGTCCATAACGAAAGCCGTCGCGCATGGCTGCTCGGCTTCGCATCCGGCGGGCTGCTGCTCGCGTTCGGCGTGCCGTCGCTCGTCCGTGCGGCCGTGCCGGTGCAGCCGCCCGTCAGCGCGAATCCTCAATATGGCGGCGCCGGGATGCCGCACGGGTTGCGCGACGATCCGCACCTGTTCGTCGCGATCGCGCCGGACGGCACGGTCACCGTGACCTGCATCCGCTCCGAGATGGGGCAGGGCGTGCGCACGAGCGTCGCGCTCGTCGTGGCGGACGAACTGGGCGCCGACTGGGCGCGCGTGAAGGTCGCGCAGGCCGTGGGCGACGAGCCGCGCTACGGCAACCAGAACACCGACGGATCGCGCAGCCTGCGCCAGAGCTTCGCCGCACTGCGTCGCGCGGGTGCGGCGGCGCGCACGATGCTCGAACAGGCGGCAGCCGCGGCATGGGGCGTCGATGCGCGTCAGGTCAAGGCGACGGTGCATGAGGTCGTCGACACGACGAGCGGGCGCAAGCTCGGCTTCGGCGAACTGGCGGCGAAGGCGGCCGCGTTGCCGGCGCCGGATCCGGTCACGGTGGCGCTGAAGGCGCCGGCCGAATTCCGCTATATCGGCAAGGGCGAAACGGCGCTGATCGACGGGCGCGACATCGTCGGCGGCCGCGCGCATTACGGGATCGACACGCGGCTCGACGGGATGCTGTATGCGGTCGTCGCGCGACCGCCGGCCTATGGAGACACGGTCGCGTCGTTCGATGCATCGGCGGCGGAGAAGCTGCCGGGGGTCGTCAAGGTCGTGCAGTTGGCGCCCACACCGCTGCCGTCCGGTTTCCAGCCGCTCGGCGGCGTGGCCGTCGTCGCGCGCGATACGTGGACGGCGATCCAGGCGCGCGCGCAACTGAAGATCGACTGGAAGCACGGGCCCAACGCGAACTACGATTCCGCCGCGTATCGCAAGACGCTCGAAGCGGCTGCCGCGCAACCGGGCGACGTGATCCGCAACGACGGCGATGCAGCGGCGGCGCTGGCCGGCGCCGCGAAGCGCGTGCGCGCAACGTACTACATCCCGCATCTCGCGCACGCGACGATGGAGCCGCCCGCGGCCGTCGCGCGCGTGGCCGACGGCCGCTGCGAAGTGTGGACCTGCACGCAGGCGCCGCAGACCACGCGCGACGAGGTCGCGAAGGCGCTCGGGTTGCCGACGGAGCGCGTGACGGTCAACGTGACGCTGCTCGGCGGCGGTTTCGGCCGCAAGTCGAAGCCGGACTACGTGGTGGAGGCGGCGCTGCTGGCGAAGGCGGTCGGCGCACCCGTCAAGCTGACGTTCACGCGCGAGGACGACATCGCGCACGACTATTTCCATGCGGTGTCGCTCGAGGCGTTCGACGGCGGGATCGATGCGTCGGGGAAGGTGGTCGCGTGGCAGCATCGCACGGTCGCGCCGTCGATCCAGTCGACGTTCAGGGCCGGTGTCGTGCATGAGCAGCCGGGCGAGCTCGCGCAGGGGATCGCGGACCTGCCGTTCGCGATTCCGAACGTGCGGATCGAGAATCCGGCCGCGCAAGCGCACACGCGGATCGGCTGGTTCCGCTCGGTCTACAACATCCCGCATGCGTTCGGCATCCAGAGCTTCGTGTCGGAGCTGGCGCACGCGGCCGGTCGTGACCCGAAGGATTTCCTGCTCGAACTGATCGGGCCCGCGCGGCGATTCGAGCCGCACATCACGGTGAAGAACACGAACTACGGCGAGGATCCGGCGCTGTATCCGATCGATACCGGCCGGCTGCGGCGCGTGGTCGAGACGGTCGCGCGCGGCGCCGGCTGGGGGCGCAAGCTGCCGAAGGGGCACGGCCTCGGGATCGCCGCGCATCGCAGCTTCGTGTCGTACACGGCGGCGGTGTGCGAGGTGCAGGTCGATGCCGACGGCAAGATCACGGTGCCGCGAGTCGACATCGCGATCGACTGCGGCCCGCAGGTCAACCCGGAGCGGGTACGCTCGCAGCTCGAGGGCGCGGTGGTGATGGGGCTCGGCATCGCGCTGCACGGCGAGATCACGTTCAAGGACGGCCATCCGGAGCAGAGCAACTTCAACGGCTTCCAGGTGCTGCGCATGAACGAGGCGCCGCGCGAAATCCGCGTGCATCTCGTCGCGCCGGATGATTTTGCGACGCCGCTCGGCGGCGTGGGCGAGCCGGGCCTGCCGCCCGTCGCGCCGGCGCTGACCAATGCGATCTTCGCGGCGACCGGCACGCGCATCCGCAGCCTGCCGGTTGCCGATCAGTTGTCGAAGCCGAGAGCGGCGTAACGACGCATTGCGCGCCAGGCCGTCTGCATGGCCCGGCGCGCGCTTTCCAGAATCAACTGCGGGCATTCAATCGCAGTATTCAGGCTCGACATTCTCAATAAAACAGAATAAATCTCGCTGCAATATCGGGTTTGCCCGATGGTGCGGTATCGTACAAAGAACGCCCGGAAAGTGTCGGATCATTGGGCCGTCGAATTCAGTGCTGTAAAAATTTCAGAGGGGAAATCGGGTGTCGATAAACCGTTCGGCGATGTTTAGTTTGATTCGGTGAACGACATTTAACGCGAAATTATTCCCGGTCGATCCTCCGGCGAGTATTCATTCTCATTTCATTCTTTGCATTTCATGACGTGCGGGCGCTGCGGCATCCACGCGCGGCGGCGTCTGCGCGTCCGTTGTCCGGCGCCTTGCAGCGGGGGGCGCCGGGGGCGGGGGAACAATCGCAGGTCGTCGGTAAATCACTGTCCGGTTTCCGATTAGGGTTAAAGATCGATGGATTCATTCGGGTCGCCGGGATTTTGCGTGTCATTCGAATTGAATCGATGAATTGAATTAATTCGGCTCGAACGATGTGATCGTGCCGTTCGAAAGTTTAAATGTATTTAACGTATTGATCATCGTCGCAATTGCGGCGTTGTTCGATGCCCCGCTAGATGGGTTATCTAGCATTTTCAAACTGGAGAAATGCAATGCAAGAGCTGAATCAGCAGGAAATCGCCCAGGTTGCCGGTGGCTACTACGGCGGCCCGGGCATCCCCTCGGCGCTGGGCAACATCATCGAATGGGGCGGCAGCACCGCGGAGAGCATCGGCAATGCGCTGACGTTCGGCATCTTCGCCGCACCGGTCAAGCAGGCATACAACATCGGCGAGACGATCACGACCGCCGCCGTGAACCTGCTGGACGGCCTGTTCGGCGGCCCGATTTACTGAGTTGCCGCAATTGAGGCAACGCGGTAGACGCCGCGTTTCCCGATGATGGAAGCGATGATCCGGTATGCATGGACCTACTTTGCATACCGGATCGCTTTGGCCGGCTCCGGCGCGCGGCCGCGGGGCGACGGCTGATTCCGCAATTTGGCGATACGTGGGTGAAAATGGAGTTCGGTCTCTTTCGTTCTGAAGCGGCACAGGCTCAACGGATGCGCGTGCTGGGCGACATCGTGCTCGTGCACCCCATGTCCATGACGCTGATGACGGCCGTCGCGCTGGTCATGGCCACCTGCGTGGTGCTGTTCTTCGCGTTCGGTACCTATACGCGGCGCACGACGGTCAGCGGCGTGGTGATGCCGGATTCGGGGCTGGTCAAGGTCTATGCATTGCAGCCGGGCATCGTCGTCGAGCGCGACGTGAAGGAAGGGCAGCACGTGACGCGCGGGCAGACGCTCTATACGGTATCGACCGACTTGCAAAGCGCGGCGGAAGGCGCGACGCAAGCGGCGCTGATCGCGCAGGCGCGGCAGCGCAAGGCGTCGCTGCTCACGGAAATCGACAAGACGCGCAGCCTGCAGCAGGACGAGCGCGACACGCTGCGCGCGAAGATCGCGAACCTGAAAGGCGCGCTCGCGCAAATCGACGACCAGCTCGCGGCCCAGCGGCTGCGCACGTCGATCGCGGCCGACGGCGCGGCACGCTATCGCGGCCTGCTCGCGCAGGATTACATCTCGAAGGACCAGGCGCAGCAGCGCGAGGCCGATCTGCTCGACCAGCAGTCGAAGCTGAACGGGCTGCTGCGCGACCGCGCATCGACGCTGCAGTCGCTCACCGAGGCGAGCAACGAACTGTCGGGGCTCGGCTTCAAGCAGCAGAACCAGCTCGCGCAGATCGACCGCAACGTGATCGACGTCGACCAGAACCTGATCGAAAGCGAGGCGAAGCGCCGGATCGTCGTCGCCGCGCCGGAGACGGGCATCGTGACGGCCGCGATCGCCGACGTCGGCCAGTCGGTCGAACCGTCGCGACCGCTCGCGAGCGTCGT is from Burkholderia sp. HI2500 and encodes:
- the wecB gene encoding non-hydrolyzing UDP-N-acetylglucosamine 2-epimerase, with protein sequence MKKILLVFGTRPEAIKMAPLVRALKAQAGVDARVCVTAQHREMLDQVLTLFDIKPDYDLNVMRQSQTLTDVTTGILQAIGIVFDELRPDVVLVHGDTTTTLAVSLAAFYRYLPVGHVEAGLRSGDIWSPWPEELNRRVTDAVSSWHFAPTGQARDNLLSEGVPGGAVVLTGNTVIDALHEVKRMLDHTTALSEKVAGQFPFLEPSRRVVLITGHRRESFGEPFQNFCDALCTLANRYPDAQFVYPLHMNPNVREPARARLGHLPNIYLIEPQEYLSFVFLMSRAHFIITDSGGIQEEGPALGKPVLVTRETTERPEAIQAGTARLVGTNQERIVWEASRLFDSDSAYGEMARASNPYGDGHASERIVHALMRNPGAPTKATSFSMGSSEMPFNALTLGLQALRSP
- a CDS encoding (2Fe-2S)-binding protein, with the protein product MITLTVNGSEQHFDGNPDMPLLWYLRDVLGDTGTKFGCGMALCGACTVHLDGVAIRSCITPVAAASGKRVTTIEGLSTGVNHPLQQAWQELNVAQCGYCQSGQIMQAASLLKTNPHPTDADIDDAMSGNICRCGTYTRIRAAIRLAVRRGGAA
- a CDS encoding xanthine dehydrogenase family protein molybdopterin-binding subunit, with protein sequence MSAPELSVHNESRRAWLLGFASGGLLLAFGVPSLVRAAVPVQPPVSANPQYGGAGMPHGLRDDPHLFVAIAPDGTVTVTCIRSEMGQGVRTSVALVVADELGADWARVKVAQAVGDEPRYGNQNTDGSRSLRQSFAALRRAGAAARTMLEQAAAAAWGVDARQVKATVHEVVDTTSGRKLGFGELAAKAAALPAPDPVTVALKAPAEFRYIGKGETALIDGRDIVGGRAHYGIDTRLDGMLYAVVARPPAYGDTVASFDASAAEKLPGVVKVVQLAPTPLPSGFQPLGGVAVVARDTWTAIQARAQLKIDWKHGPNANYDSAAYRKTLEAAAAQPGDVIRNDGDAAAALAGAAKRVRATYYIPHLAHATMEPPAAVARVADGRCEVWTCTQAPQTTRDEVAKALGLPTERVTVNVTLLGGGFGRKSKPDYVVEAALLAKAVGAPVKLTFTREDDIAHDYFHAVSLEAFDGGIDASGKVVAWQHRTVAPSIQSTFRAGVVHEQPGELAQGIADLPFAIPNVRIENPAAQAHTRIGWFRSVYNIPHAFGIQSFVSELAHAAGRDPKDFLLELIGPARRFEPHITVKNTNYGEDPALYPIDTGRLRRVVETVARGAGWGRKLPKGHGLGIAAHRSFVSYTAAVCEVQVDADGKITVPRVDIAIDCGPQVNPERVRSQLEGAVVMGLGIALHGEITFKDGHPEQSNFNGFQVLRMNEAPREIRVHLVAPDDFATPLGGVGEPGLPPVAPALTNAIFAATGTRIRSLPVADQLSKPRAA
- a CDS encoding HlyD family secretion protein encodes the protein MEFGLFRSEAAQAQRMRVLGDIVLVHPMSMTLMTAVALVMATCVVLFFAFGTYTRRTTVSGVVMPDSGLVKVYALQPGIVVERDVKEGQHVTRGQTLYTVSTDLQSAAEGATQAALIAQARQRKASLLTEIDKTRSLQQDERDTLRAKIANLKGALAQIDDQLAAQRLRTSIAADGAARYRGLLAQDYISKDQAQQREADLLDQQSKLNGLLRDRASTLQSLTEASNELSGLGFKQQNQLAQIDRNVIDVDQNLIESEAKRRIVVAAPETGIVTAAIADVGQSVEPSRPLASVVPGGARWQAHLFVPSTAIGFVRVGEPVLIRYQAFPYQKFGQYGATVVSIARTALSAAELANDGGPAATPGEGRDATFYRVTVALEAQHVTAYGAQQPLQAGMTLQADILQERRRLYEWVLEPLYSLTGKL